The window ATCGGGAGCGAGAGAACCTGGCACAGCTGCACCAGCGTCGACACGCTCGGCGAGGTCTCGTCGCGTTCGACGCGACTGAGGAAGCCCTTCGACAGACCGGTGGTCGTCGCCACCTGGGCGAGCGACATCCCCTGCGCTGTCCGCGCCCCGCGCAGCTTGGCCCCGATCGGAGCCACCCTGTCTGCGGCCGCCGGATGGATCGCCCGCATCGGTCCTCCTCTCGGCGTCGCTCTTGACGCGCAGCGCCGACCCGCGTAGCGTGCAGCGCACTAGTTGCGCCCAGAGTACCAAAGGTTTACCAATATGCAACCCGCCGATCCTTCGCCGCGAGGTCCCGTGGACGCGAGCGTCGTCCCGCGCTTCGCCGGAATCGCCACCTTCGCTCGTCTGCCGATGCTCGACGACGTGGAACGCGCCGACATCGCGGTCGTCGGGGTGCCTTTCGACAGCGGGGTCAGCTACCGGCCGGGTGCGCGCTTCGGGCCGGCGCACGTGCGCGAGGCCTCGCGGCTGCTGCGTCCCTACAACCCGGCGCAGGACGTCTTCCCCTTCGGCGCCCAGCAGGTCGCCGACGCCGGGGACATCGCCGCCAACCCGTTCGACATCGACGCCGCCGTGGCGGAGATCGCGGCGGCGGCGCGCACGCTCGGCGAGAGGGCGTCGCGGCTGGTCGCGATCGGCGGCGACCACACCATCGCCCTCCCGCTGCTGCGCGCGGTGACCGAGCGCCATGGCCCGGTCGCGGTCATCCATTTCGACGCGCACCTGGACACCTGGGACACCTACTTCGGCGCGCCGACCACCCATGGAACCCCCTTTCGGCGGGCGTCCGAGGAGGGGCTGATCGACCTCACCGCCAGCATGCACATCGGCATCCGTGGTCCGCTGTACGACAAGAGCGACCTCAGCGACGACGAACGGCTCGGTTTCGCCATCGTGACCGCCGACGAGATCGAACGCGATGGCGTCACCCGCGCGATCGAGCGGATCCGGGCCCGGGTCGGAGGCGCGCCGCTCTACCTCTCGATCGACATCGACGTCCTCGACCCGGCTCACGCTCCCGGTACCGGCACCCCCGAGGCCGGCGGACTCACCAGCCGCGAGCTCTTGACGATCATCCGGGGCCTTCGCGACCTGCCGATCGTGGGTGCCGACGTCGTCGAGGTCGCGCCGGCCTACGATCACGCGCAGATCACCGCGGTCGCGGCCAGCCACACCGTCTACGAACTGCTCAGCGCCATGGCACCGAAGGGACCCGAGGCATGAGGACCCCCACGCGCGACGAGGTGGTGCAGGCGGCTGACGAGATCATCGCGGCATTCGCGGCGACCGACGGTGCGCGCTACTTCTCGCGGTTCGCGCCCTCGGCGACGTTCCTCTTCCACACCGAGCCGAGACGACTGGGCGACCGCGCCACCTACGAGCGGCTGTGGGACGGCTGGATCCGCGAGGGATGGCGCGTGGTCTCGTGCACCTCGTCCGAGCCGCTCGTGCAGCTCCACCCCGGTGTCGCGATCTTCACCCACACCGTCGACACCACGGTGCAGACCGTCGAGGGCGAGGAGTCGTACCGCGAACGCGAGACCATCGTCTTCGCCGTCGATGACGCGGGCCTCCTCGCCGTCCACGAACACCTCTCACCCCTCGGCTGAAACCCACCCCTCTCTCTTCTCTAGGAGCCCGATGATGTCGCTCTACTCCCGTCTC of the Microbacterium invictum genome contains:
- the speB gene encoding agmatinase; its protein translation is MQPADPSPRGPVDASVVPRFAGIATFARLPMLDDVERADIAVVGVPFDSGVSYRPGARFGPAHVREASRLLRPYNPAQDVFPFGAQQVADAGDIAANPFDIDAAVAEIAAAARTLGERASRLVAIGGDHTIALPLLRAVTERHGPVAVIHFDAHLDTWDTYFGAPTTHGTPFRRASEEGLIDLTASMHIGIRGPLYDKSDLSDDERLGFAIVTADEIERDGVTRAIERIRARVGGAPLYLSIDIDVLDPAHAPGTGTPEAGGLTSRELLTIIRGLRDLPIVGADVVEVAPAYDHAQITAVAASHTVYELLSAMAPKGPEA
- a CDS encoding nuclear transport factor 2 family protein translates to MRTPTRDEVVQAADEIIAAFAATDGARYFSRFAPSATFLFHTEPRRLGDRATYERLWDGWIREGWRVVSCTSSEPLVQLHPGVAIFTHTVDTTVQTVEGEESYRERETIVFAVDDAGLLAVHEHLSPLG